One genomic segment of Rubripirellula amarantea includes these proteins:
- a CDS encoding iron-containing alcohol dehydrogenase, with translation MQNFDFYNPTRILFGEGRISEIDDHVPPNANVMVLYGGESARRYGTLHEVVESLGNRRITEFGGIEANPRYETLIRAVEKANTAKVDFLMAVGGGSVIDGAKFVAAAMTFEGDPWSILTQHGANVQSAVPFGTVLTLPATGSEMNQGAVVTNEKRRSKLAFKSPHVFPQFSVLDPTKTYTLPQRQLSNGIADAFVHVIEQYLTYPTGAMIQDRFAEGLLKTLIELAPKLNENNHDYPTRASFMWATTWALNGMIGAGVPKDWASHMIGHELTALYDIDHARTLAIVLPSLLRERREAKREKLLQYAGRVWDIHEGDEESRIEEAIKRTRSFFEGIGIPTYLSDYDLDDAAIDAVVTNLRSHEMTELGEQKEITPEVSRKILQRSLCAEGSTQQTV, from the coding sequence ATGCAGAATTTCGACTTCTACAACCCAACACGAATTCTTTTTGGCGAAGGACGCATCAGCGAGATTGATGATCACGTGCCCCCCAACGCCAACGTGATGGTGCTGTATGGTGGCGAAAGTGCCCGCCGCTATGGAACGCTCCACGAGGTTGTCGAGAGCTTGGGCAATCGAAGAATCACTGAGTTTGGAGGAATCGAAGCGAACCCGCGATATGAAACGTTGATACGAGCAGTCGAGAAAGCCAACACAGCGAAGGTCGACTTCTTGATGGCAGTTGGTGGCGGCTCGGTGATCGACGGTGCCAAGTTCGTTGCTGCAGCTATGACGTTTGAAGGCGATCCTTGGTCGATCCTGACGCAGCACGGAGCCAACGTTCAATCCGCGGTACCGTTCGGGACGGTCCTTACGTTGCCAGCGACAGGATCGGAAATGAATCAAGGAGCCGTGGTCACGAACGAAAAACGCAGGTCAAAGCTTGCGTTCAAGAGCCCTCACGTCTTCCCCCAATTCTCGGTACTCGATCCGACCAAAACCTACACGCTTCCTCAGCGGCAACTATCCAACGGAATCGCCGACGCGTTCGTGCACGTCATCGAGCAGTACCTGACTTATCCCACTGGCGCGATGATTCAAGATCGTTTCGCTGAAGGATTGCTCAAAACGCTTATCGAGCTCGCCCCCAAACTGAATGAAAACAACCACGACTATCCGACGCGAGCAAGCTTCATGTGGGCAACGACTTGGGCACTCAACGGCATGATTGGTGCCGGAGTTCCCAAAGACTGGGCTTCGCACATGATCGGTCACGAGCTGACGGCACTATACGACATTGATCACGCTCGAACTCTTGCCATCGTATTGCCGTCGCTATTGCGTGAACGGCGAGAGGCAAAGCGTGAAAAGCTGCTGCAGTACGCTGGGCGAGTTTGGGACATTCACGAAGGCGATGAAGAATCGCGAATCGAAGAAGCGATCAAACGCACCCGCAGTTTCTTCGAAGGTATCGGAATTCCGACCTATCTCAGTGACTACGACCTAGATGACGCCGCAATCGATGCAGTGGTCACGAATCTTCGATCGCACGAGATGACTGAATTGGGTGAACAGAAAGAAATCACGCCAGAGGTCAGTCGAAAGATTCTACAAAGAAGCCTATGCGCTGAGGGATCAACGCAACAAACCGTTTAG
- a CDS encoding FtsX-like permease family protein, translating into MIQLRFLFRLVTTHMRMHPGRAVVTTLGIIASTCAVVWVVSGYDALVSQFDENSGKYLGMYDALVVSHGGGPPGSPTATIDPLMIETLKHDAGVLEVNPVSNTRVTATRVKAVPNDDQPTSSLTLLVGDRPPVNGAPPLGPTMVSTPADQAPYDLVDGQWLSKQTDVASAVVSEKVARDMQLSVDDQFRITTFGNQVVLNVIGIVEQAPEAPMLSERRRGRNQNQSQRRNAQIDQRDARELTQSESPIRERTRQQNDADSGADTITNRIKLPSGLTQGIATQAIYVRPEMAAKINGYPTQPHVLQIAFRDTVTSHQFHQAWRQRLAAERPPLKFIDYSVVRSGMESSSKVSGQQSQAWAATGMASLAGIFIIFSTLSMGVSERAREFAMLRAIALTRTQIAGLIAIESFVLGLVGWFGGLLAGWIMVMVGSRLLPSLFASGAILGWGCILLTGITVLIGSAGAAILPAWRAMRIQPLDAMAVPPTAIRSQPWMILAFLGLMLTASTPIVVFLLPISDQWRTWSYSFLAYPMLLVGMILLAPGIVVACESAFAPLLTRALRLDSRMMKTQLSNNLWRSVGATLALSVGLGLYASTQTWGHSMLVPFTPGQWLPDALVAFHPVGLATEDEPLVNQVDGVDANEVMPLAIEQAKFDWGEAGQPKRLRMGGDNGIVCGLDPRLAFGGADPFLAVKFVAGDRESVIKSIETGDSCVVAEDFAMAAGLHLGDSVTLIPPAAENERVQYRIAGIVSLPGWQWVTKFSGVRRHFTRTGTILFASRDSVRTRFHLPRTEFFWLNFANKDSLGGTLADHQALGDSQISEIEAGLQAIAERHAGETFAAEGVGEVKAYRPFARMTATQNVKEAIRMRADGMIWGMSYLPLITLMVMSLAVANTVIASVRSRTWEFGVMRSIGVTRSQLVRLVITETVLIGIAACALSMTFGLIAGWCGVGMAQFGGWFAGPPSFRIPWLQLSFGFTLALTLCLAAGLWPAIKTGRAEPLALLQAGRTMQ; encoded by the coding sequence ATGATTCAACTTCGCTTTCTCTTTCGACTCGTGACGACTCACATGCGGATGCATCCAGGCCGAGCTGTCGTCACCACGTTGGGAATTATTGCCTCAACATGTGCGGTTGTCTGGGTTGTCAGCGGTTACGACGCACTGGTTTCTCAGTTTGATGAAAACTCAGGAAAGTATCTGGGCATGTACGACGCCTTAGTAGTTTCCCATGGTGGCGGACCGCCTGGATCACCAACTGCGACGATCGATCCGTTGATGATTGAAACTCTGAAACACGACGCTGGTGTTCTGGAAGTGAATCCCGTAAGCAACACGCGGGTCACGGCAACTCGGGTCAAAGCCGTTCCAAATGACGACCAACCCACATCATCTTTGACTTTGCTCGTCGGCGATCGACCTCCGGTCAACGGAGCACCCCCGTTGGGCCCCACGATGGTGAGCACACCTGCGGACCAAGCTCCCTACGACCTTGTGGACGGGCAATGGCTCAGCAAGCAAACAGACGTAGCATCGGCAGTAGTTAGCGAGAAAGTAGCGCGAGACATGCAATTGTCAGTCGACGACCAATTTCGAATCACCACGTTTGGCAATCAAGTTGTCTTGAACGTGATCGGAATTGTGGAACAGGCTCCCGAAGCACCGATGCTTAGCGAGCGACGGCGAGGAAGAAACCAGAACCAAAGTCAACGCCGAAACGCCCAAATCGACCAACGCGATGCAAGAGAACTTACGCAATCGGAATCACCTATCCGTGAACGAACGAGACAACAAAACGATGCAGATTCAGGTGCCGATACGATAACAAATCGCATCAAACTTCCGAGCGGGTTGACTCAGGGAATCGCCACTCAAGCGATCTACGTTCGTCCCGAGATGGCTGCAAAGATTAATGGTTACCCAACACAACCACACGTGCTGCAAATTGCCTTTCGCGACACGGTTACCTCCCATCAATTTCACCAAGCATGGCGACAAAGACTCGCTGCGGAACGACCGCCGCTAAAGTTCATTGACTATTCCGTGGTCCGCAGCGGCATGGAGTCAAGTTCCAAGGTCAGCGGACAACAATCGCAAGCTTGGGCGGCCACTGGGATGGCATCGCTGGCAGGCATCTTCATTATCTTTTCCACGCTAAGCATGGGCGTGAGTGAACGGGCGCGAGAATTCGCGATGTTGCGAGCGATTGCATTGACTCGGACGCAAATAGCCGGCCTGATTGCGATTGAAAGCTTTGTCCTTGGCTTGGTCGGATGGTTTGGGGGTTTGCTTGCCGGTTGGATCATGGTGATGGTGGGAAGCCGCTTGCTACCATCGCTCTTTGCCTCAGGTGCAATCCTTGGATGGGGCTGTATCCTCTTGACCGGGATCACGGTGTTGATCGGATCCGCAGGCGCCGCGATCTTGCCCGCTTGGCGTGCAATGCGAATTCAACCGCTTGACGCGATGGCCGTTCCTCCAACAGCAATTCGTTCTCAACCTTGGATGATCCTGGCATTCCTTGGACTGATGTTGACGGCGTCCACGCCAATTGTGGTCTTTTTGTTACCGATCAGCGACCAATGGCGGACTTGGAGCTATTCATTCCTTGCGTATCCAATGTTGCTTGTCGGAATGATCCTGCTGGCACCAGGAATCGTCGTAGCATGTGAATCCGCTTTCGCGCCGCTACTCACGCGAGCCTTGCGGTTGGATTCACGCATGATGAAAACGCAACTGTCAAACAACCTGTGGCGTTCAGTGGGAGCTACTTTGGCATTATCCGTTGGCCTTGGGCTTTACGCTTCGACGCAGACTTGGGGTCATTCCATGCTCGTTCCATTCACACCAGGACAATGGCTCCCTGACGCACTTGTTGCGTTTCATCCCGTAGGATTAGCGACGGAGGATGAACCGTTGGTCAACCAAGTGGACGGTGTTGATGCCAATGAGGTAATGCCATTGGCAATTGAGCAAGCCAAATTCGATTGGGGCGAAGCTGGGCAACCGAAACGATTACGCATGGGCGGTGACAACGGAATTGTTTGCGGTCTTGATCCTCGATTAGCTTTCGGCGGCGCTGATCCGTTCTTAGCGGTAAAGTTCGTCGCGGGTGATCGCGAGTCCGTCATCAAATCAATTGAAACAGGCGATTCTTGCGTTGTTGCAGAAGACTTCGCCATGGCCGCAGGGTTGCATCTTGGCGATTCAGTGACCTTGATTCCCCCGGCGGCTGAGAATGAACGTGTGCAATATCGGATTGCGGGAATCGTTTCGCTACCGGGTTGGCAGTGGGTGACAAAGTTCTCGGGGGTGCGTCGACACTTCACTCGAACGGGCACAATCCTATTCGCTAGTCGTGACTCCGTTCGCACTCGCTTTCATTTGCCGCGGACCGAATTCTTCTGGTTAAACTTTGCCAACAAAGATTCACTTGGTGGAACATTGGCCGACCATCAAGCTCTCGGTGATTCCCAAATATCCGAGATCGAAGCTGGACTGCAAGCGATTGCTGAACGACACGCGGGGGAAACATTCGCTGCAGAGGGCGTTGGCGAAGTCAAGGCGTATCGGCCATTCGCACGCATGACTGCTACGCAAAATGTCAAGGAAGCGATTCGAATGCGAGCCGATGGCATGATATGGGGAATGAGTTACCTACCGTTGATTACGCTGATGGTGATGTCATTGGCAGTGGCCAATACGGTGATCGCTTCGGTCCGTTCACGAACGTGGGAGTTTGGCGTGATGCGTTCAATCGGTGTGACACGCAGTCAACTCGTACGTCTGGTCATTACCGAAACCGTCTTGATAGGCATCGCGGCGTGCGCGTTGAGCATGACCTTTGGTTTGATCGCCGGATGGTGCGGCGTCGGGATGGCTCAGTTCGGTGGTTGGTTTGCCGGCCCACCGTCGTTTCGAATCCCATGGCTGCAACTCTCGTTTGGCTTCACCTTAGCGTTGACGTTATGTCTTGCTGCGGGGCTTTGGCCGGCGATCAAGACCGGCCGAGCCGAACCGCTCGCATTGCTGCAAGCTGGTCGAACGATGCAATAG
- a CDS encoding haloacid dehalogenase type II yields MPRPKVIIFDVNETLLDLAPLKSSVGKALGGREDLLPLWFSTMLHYSLVETLSGTYHSFGEIGTAALMMVAETQGIDLDYEDAKEAIVMPLRSLPAHPDVLEGLKALKESGYTLVSLTNSSAVGVETQFKNARLTEMFVKRYSVDTVEKFKPHPDTYQMVLDDLGIEPSEAIMVAAHAWDLAGADAVGLQTAFIRRPGKTEYPIAAKPDYVVADLMELVDTLATIPATP; encoded by the coding sequence ATGCCGCGACCCAAAGTGATCATTTTTGACGTCAATGAAACGCTGCTCGATCTTGCGCCTTTGAAGTCCTCAGTCGGAAAGGCTCTGGGTGGTCGGGAAGATTTGTTGCCGTTGTGGTTTTCGACGATGTTGCACTACTCCTTGGTTGAAACGCTAAGTGGCACGTACCACAGCTTTGGAGAGATCGGTACAGCAGCATTAATGATGGTCGCTGAAACCCAGGGCATCGACCTTGACTACGAAGATGCCAAAGAGGCGATCGTTATGCCGCTTCGATCCTTGCCCGCCCATCCGGACGTGCTGGAGGGACTCAAAGCATTGAAGGAAAGCGGATACACCCTCGTCAGTTTGACCAATTCGTCTGCAGTGGGAGTAGAAACGCAGTTTAAGAACGCTAGGCTGACTGAAATGTTTGTTAAGCGTTACAGCGTTGATACAGTCGAGAAGTTCAAACCGCACCCCGACACCTACCAGATGGTTCTGGATGACCTGGGAATAGAACCGTCTGAGGCAATCATGGTCGCGGCCCATGCGTGGGACTTGGCTGGAGCCGATGCCGTTGGACTTCAGACGGCCTTTATTCGTCGCCCTGGAAAAACCGAGTATCCCATCGCGGCGAAACCTGACTACGTTGTGGCCGACCTGATGGAACTCGTTGACACATTGGCGACCATTCCAGCAACGCCCTAA
- a CDS encoding DUF1559 domain-containing protein yields MLRLLSHHLLSFDSSSRAFRLLSYPSHQPVLGHRRKNTSAFTLIELLVVIAIIGILVGLLLPAVQAAREAARAMQCSNNMKQIGLALHNYASVYREAIPNNGFSGIGYPNDYSPHAKLLPYLEQAQLQDLIDFSLNMGHPATADLPEGLHEAAGKRVESFECPSDIGAALHGLTMASGREIQIAGTSYGMNQGSGLDGVFHPGNGVPSDGLCYVGAKMKFRDVLDGTSHTIAFAESTIGLGLNTTTAEPKMDGRGYAAAVSSVGAPVIEAAAQNDYPVVESFITGWNGSRQHYWLRGSVPNGPVMNGYLTPNSYIPDLTFRSAKVTGARSYHTGTVKVLLLDGSVQNVTDSVDADVWHASWTKHGGEIETVSSL; encoded by the coding sequence ATGTTGCGCTTACTGTCCCATCACTTACTGAGTTTCGATTCGTCATCACGCGCGTTTCGGCTTCTTTCGTATCCGTCGCATCAACCGGTGTTGGGGCATCGTCGAAAGAATACATCGGCCTTTACGCTGATAGAGCTTCTGGTCGTGATTGCGATCATCGGAATACTGGTGGGCTTATTGTTGCCAGCGGTTCAAGCGGCTCGTGAAGCAGCCCGGGCGATGCAGTGCAGCAATAACATGAAGCAAATCGGTTTGGCGCTACACAATTATGCGTCGGTGTATCGCGAGGCGATTCCCAACAATGGGTTTTCCGGCATAGGCTACCCCAACGACTATTCTCCTCACGCGAAGTTGCTTCCGTATCTCGAACAGGCTCAATTGCAAGACTTGATTGATTTCAGCCTCAATATGGGACACCCTGCGACAGCGGACTTGCCGGAAGGACTTCACGAAGCCGCCGGAAAGCGCGTGGAATCCTTTGAGTGTCCTAGCGATATTGGTGCTGCGTTGCATGGGCTGACGATGGCGTCCGGAAGAGAGATCCAGATTGCGGGCACCAGTTATGGAATGAATCAAGGCAGCGGTTTGGATGGAGTCTTTCATCCGGGCAACGGTGTTCCATCAGATGGCTTGTGCTACGTCGGTGCGAAAATGAAATTTCGCGATGTCCTAGACGGTACTAGTCACACGATCGCGTTCGCTGAAAGCACCATCGGGCTTGGGTTGAACACCACAACCGCAGAACCCAAGATGGATGGACGAGGGTATGCGGCCGCCGTCTCATCCGTCGGAGCGCCTGTCATTGAGGCCGCCGCACAAAATGACTATCCCGTCGTGGAGTCGTTCATTACAGGATGGAATGGCAGTCGCCAGCACTACTGGCTTCGTGGCAGTGTGCCCAATGGTCCCGTCATGAACGGCTACCTAACGCCCAATAGCTACATTCCTGACCTGACCTTTCGATCAGCCAAGGTCACCGGGGCAAGAAGCTATCACACCGGAACGGTCAAAGTCTTGTTGCTCGACGGTAGCGTGCAAAACGTGACCGATTCCGTGGACGCCGATGTCTGGCACGCGTCCTGGACGAAGCATGGCGGAGAAATTGAAACGGTATCCTCCCTTTAA
- a CDS encoding cation:proton antiporter has product MEILLLILGVAAFLYALVSARMDRTIITPPMIFTAVGVTLALMPSQFAEQESAQETLRAVAEFTLVIVLFIDASRIDLSLFVREHKIAVRLLAIGLPLTILAGAIVAKLMFAEFSFWEAALVAAILAPTDAALGQAVVSSPKVPIRIRQSLNVESGLNDGIALPLVMLLAALASIGTNGEDKNWMVYWLMQVSLGPLVGVIVGFGGGYLLSGAKKLNYINEDFLRLSGVALAIVAWAGALQVGGNGFIAAFVAGMSISYFADDVGDALREFGETEGQLLGLVTFLLFGLVVLVPAIESADATCYLYSILSLTVIRMLPVAAALFGLRLHVPTVLFLGWFGPRGLASLLFGLLVISEFNLPHADQILTLSVLTVVMSILAHGITAVPGSDWYAHVLKRRSNEHSLENQHCQSHRNKFKSADVDQNVL; this is encoded by the coding sequence ATGGAAATACTACTATTGATTCTCGGTGTGGCCGCGTTCCTCTACGCGCTCGTGTCTGCAAGGATGGACCGCACGATCATTACCCCGCCGATGATCTTCACGGCCGTGGGAGTCACGCTTGCGTTGATGCCCAGCCAATTCGCCGAACAAGAATCCGCTCAAGAAACACTGAGAGCCGTCGCTGAGTTCACGCTCGTGATTGTGCTATTCATCGACGCATCGCGAATCGACTTGTCGCTTTTCGTAAGAGAACACAAGATTGCCGTTCGATTGCTTGCCATAGGTCTACCGCTGACCATTTTGGCCGGCGCCATCGTTGCCAAACTGATGTTTGCCGAGTTTTCGTTCTGGGAGGCCGCTTTGGTTGCAGCGATCCTCGCCCCCACCGACGCTGCGCTCGGCCAAGCGGTCGTATCGAGCCCCAAAGTCCCCATTCGTATTCGGCAATCACTTAACGTAGAAAGCGGATTGAATGACGGAATTGCATTGCCGCTGGTGATGCTGCTCGCGGCGTTAGCCTCCATCGGCACGAACGGTGAAGACAAAAATTGGATGGTGTATTGGCTAATGCAAGTTTCGCTTGGTCCGCTAGTCGGAGTCATTGTCGGATTCGGGGGTGGCTATCTTCTGTCGGGTGCCAAGAAGTTGAACTACATCAACGAAGACTTTTTGCGATTGTCTGGCGTAGCCTTGGCCATCGTTGCTTGGGCAGGCGCTCTCCAGGTCGGCGGGAACGGCTTTATTGCTGCATTCGTGGCAGGAATGAGTATCTCCTATTTCGCCGATGATGTAGGCGATGCGTTAAGAGAATTCGGCGAAACGGAAGGCCAACTGCTCGGGCTGGTGACGTTTCTGCTCTTCGGATTGGTCGTTTTAGTCCCGGCCATAGAGTCCGCTGATGCAACGTGTTACCTCTATTCAATCCTGAGTCTAACGGTGATCCGCATGTTGCCAGTCGCTGCGGCTCTATTCGGATTGCGACTTCACGTTCCCACCGTGTTGTTCCTAGGTTGGTTCGGCCCACGCGGGCTAGCTTCGCTATTATTTGGATTGCTCGTGATCAGCGAATTCAATCTGCCGCATGCGGATCAGATCTTGACCCTATCCGTTTTGACAGTCGTGATGAGCATCCTCGCTCATGGTATCACCGCCGTTCCAGGATCCGACTGGTACGCCCATGTATTGAAGCGGCGATCCAATGAACACTCACTCGAAAATCAACACTGTCAATCTCATCGCAACAAGTTCAAATCAGCTGATGTCGACCAAAACGTACTGTGA
- a CDS encoding ABC transporter ATP-binding protein — protein MNDSNRTPITVVQGASKVYRQGDRTISALQGIDLSIYEGSFVAVMGASGSGKSTLLHLMSGLTRPSSGTITVAGHDLGTLSDRRMTHFRRNRIGLVFQAFNLIASLNAYDNILFPLYAAGVKQTDDTVVHELASQLGIQDRLTHRPDSLSGGEQQRVAIARSLIANPAIVFADEPTGSLDSVTGQSICKLLRDLSDQHGRTIVMVTHEPSVAVWADDVVVLKDGEIIDRFPTNRYEDAQSLAAHYQQIVGESAMVTS, from the coding sequence ATGAATGATTCAAACCGAACACCAATCACTGTCGTTCAGGGTGCGTCAAAGGTTTACCGTCAAGGAGATCGGACGATTAGCGCATTGCAGGGAATCGACTTGTCGATCTACGAAGGATCATTCGTTGCGGTGATGGGTGCGAGTGGGTCTGGGAAAAGCACTCTGCTGCACCTGATGAGCGGTCTGACACGCCCGTCATCGGGGACAATCACCGTCGCCGGGCATGATTTGGGAACACTATCTGATCGCCGAATGACACACTTCCGTCGGAATCGCATCGGGTTGGTGTTTCAGGCATTCAATCTGATTGCTTCGCTCAATGCGTACGACAACATTCTGTTTCCGCTCTATGCAGCCGGTGTGAAGCAAACGGACGATACGGTGGTCCACGAGCTGGCTTCGCAACTTGGAATTCAAGACCGGTTGACCCATCGCCCCGATTCGCTCAGTGGTGGTGAGCAGCAGCGGGTGGCGATTGCTCGTTCGCTTATCGCCAATCCTGCGATCGTATTCGCTGATGAACCCACCGGAAGTTTGGACTCCGTTACCGGCCAATCAATTTGCAAACTGTTGCGAGACTTATCTGATCAACACGGACGCACCATCGTGATGGTGACTCATGAACCGAGCGTAGCCGTGTGGGCGGACGATGTCGTTGTCCTCAAGGATGGTGAAATCATCGATCGGTTTCCGACCAATCGGTATGAAGACGCTCAATCGTTAGCGGCCCACTACCAGCAGATCGTTGGAGAGTCTGCGATGGTGACGTCTTAG
- a CDS encoding Crp/Fnr family transcriptional regulator, protein MPNIVSRLKKCDLFGALLPEQIENLAKQSRSHSFRTGESIYQPREIADSVFVLSKGLVKLCHFTSDGKQSILALVEPRELFAERAIFEDQTRDEYVEVMEPSKLVEIPAQEIRQLMTQRNEFAIEVAALLASRRNCIERRLKYLLFSSNHDRLVHLLLDLAEQFGIATDEGICLRIKLSHQELANLIGSTRETITIVLGQLKSEGAVSGGRRRIVLTDPERLAHSVQRQLPESLALPVT, encoded by the coding sequence ATGCCAAATATAGTTTCGCGTTTGAAGAAATGCGATTTGTTTGGCGCGTTGCTGCCTGAGCAGATAGAGAACCTAGCGAAGCAGAGCCGTTCACATTCGTTTCGCACCGGCGAAAGCATTTACCAACCGCGAGAAATCGCCGACAGTGTCTTTGTTTTGTCAAAAGGACTCGTCAAGCTGTGCCATTTTACCTCGGATGGAAAGCAATCCATTCTTGCCTTGGTCGAACCTCGCGAACTGTTCGCTGAAAGGGCAATATTCGAAGACCAGACTCGCGACGAATATGTCGAAGTCATGGAACCATCGAAGCTTGTGGAAATCCCTGCACAAGAAATACGGCAGTTGATGACGCAACGAAATGAGTTCGCGATCGAAGTAGCAGCCTTGTTGGCGTCTCGTCGCAATTGCATTGAACGACGATTGAAATACCTGCTGTTTTCATCGAATCACGATCGACTCGTGCATTTGCTGCTCGATTTGGCCGAGCAGTTTGGAATCGCAACGGACGAAGGCATTTGCCTTAGGATCAAACTCTCTCATCAAGAACTTGCCAATCTGATCGGAAGCACGCGTGAGACTATCACGATCGTCTTAGGACAACTCAAGAGCGAAGGAGCCGTCAGCGGAGGCCGCCGCAGAATAGTGTTGACCGATCCCGAGCGGCTTGCCCATAGCGTTCAAAGACAATTACCGGAATCACTAGCGTTGCCCGTCACCTAG